In Flavobacterium sp. N3904, one DNA window encodes the following:
- a CDS encoding thioredoxin family protein, giving the protein MKYLLYFLFLITTSFGYSQNWNTNFEEVKAKAEKENKNILLVFSGSDWCGPCIKLDKVVWQSSEFQAEADKSWVIYKADFPKKKANQLSPEMTERNNKLAEKYNKNGSFPLVLLLDKKGKIIGVTGFKNVSAAEYIQLIHSFEK; this is encoded by the coding sequence ATGAAATATTTACTCTACTTCCTTTTTTTAATAACTACTTCCTTTGGATATTCCCAAAATTGGAATACCAACTTTGAAGAGGTAAAAGCAAAAGCCGAAAAAGAAAATAAAAACATATTATTGGTGTTTTCAGGCTCAGATTGGTGTGGGCCTTGTATAAAATTAGATAAGGTAGTTTGGCAATCATCAGAATTTCAAGCAGAAGCGGATAAAAGTTGGGTTATTTATAAAGCCGATTTTCCAAAGAAAAAAGCCAATCAACTTTCTCCAGAAATGACAGAAAGAAATAATAAATTGGCCGAAAAATACAATAAGAATGGTAGTTTTCCATTAGTCTTGCTTTTAGATAAAAAAGGTAAGATAATTGGAGTCACAGGGTTCAAAAATGTTTCTGCTGCCGAATATATTCAACTCATTCATTCTTTCGAAAAATAA
- the ppk1 gene encoding polyphosphate kinase 1, protein MLEQRYIDREKSWLAFNARVLQEAGDITVPLLDRLRFLGIFSNNLDEFFRVRFAAIRRLSLSGISGEKYFGGVSAQQLIKDITEIVIQQQSESLRILNTIESQLENENIFIINEHGISNEQEIFLKDFFIQKLSPELVTIILNDLAEFPVLKDSLGYLAVKLVMKKNQEVRYAVIEIPKMINRFVVLPSDNEKQYVILIDDVIRHNLSNIFNIFNYESVSAHMIKITRDAQLDIDSDLSKSMLEKISSSVKDRRIGEPVRFIYDQEIDKDTLQFFLDKMNIDSTDSIIPGGRYHNRRDYMDFPNLGRFDLLYKKNDPLPIPGLSLEGSILEKISEKDYLMNAPYQSFSYLIKFLRESALDPKVTSIKITLYRLAKNSQIISSLINAAKNGKKVIVQIELQARFDEASNISYSEQMQTEGIQLIFGIKGLKVHSKVCVIERLEKSKIKRYGFISTGNFNESTAKIYTDVTLFTCHPQILKDISKIFDFFDINYKAQRYKHLIVSPQYTRHRFVKMIDREIFHALAGRKTYMKLKMNSLSDLLMIDKLYEASNAGVKIQLEVRGICSLIPGVKGLSENIEAISIVDNYLEHARIYIFGNAGLPEVYISSADFMTRNIDARVEVTCPIYDQSIKNELIDNFDLGWKGNVKARYHSYKLDNKYRIRNDSPIFRAQVETYKYYQNKVEVFEQVE, encoded by the coding sequence GTGTTAGAACAAAGGTATATAGATCGAGAAAAAAGTTGGTTGGCTTTTAATGCAAGAGTGCTTCAAGAGGCAGGAGATATTACAGTTCCGTTATTGGATCGATTAAGATTTTTAGGAATTTTTTCTAATAATTTGGATGAGTTTTTTAGAGTTCGTTTTGCGGCCATTAGAAGGTTGAGTTTAAGCGGAATTTCTGGAGAAAAATATTTTGGAGGTGTTTCTGCCCAACAATTAATTAAGGATATAACAGAGATTGTGATTCAGCAACAATCTGAAAGTTTGAGGATTCTTAATACAATTGAATCACAATTGGAAAACGAAAATATCTTTATTATAAATGAGCATGGGATAAGCAACGAGCAAGAAATTTTTTTAAAAGATTTTTTTATACAAAAGCTGAGCCCGGAACTAGTTACCATAATATTAAATGACTTGGCAGAATTTCCGGTTCTGAAAGATTCATTAGGCTATTTGGCTGTCAAATTGGTAATGAAAAAAAATCAGGAAGTACGATATGCGGTAATTGAAATTCCAAAAATGATCAACCGTTTTGTTGTTTTGCCATCAGATAACGAAAAACAATATGTTATTTTAATTGATGATGTGATTCGTCATAATCTAAGTAATATTTTTAATATTTTCAACTACGAAAGTGTTTCGGCACACATGATAAAAATTACTAGAGATGCTCAATTGGATATTGATAGTGACTTGAGTAAGAGTATGTTGGAAAAAATATCCAGTAGTGTAAAAGACAGAAGAATAGGGGAGCCAGTGCGTTTTATATATGACCAAGAAATAGATAAAGACACACTTCAATTTTTCTTGGATAAAATGAATATTGATTCAACAGATAGTATTATCCCGGGAGGTAGGTACCATAATCGACGAGATTATATGGATTTTCCAAATCTAGGAAGATTTGATTTGTTGTATAAAAAAAATGATCCTTTGCCAATTCCGGGTTTAAGCCTCGAAGGAAGTATTTTGGAAAAAATAAGTGAAAAAGATTATTTGATGAATGCTCCCTATCAATCTTTTTCCTATTTAATAAAATTTTTGAGAGAATCAGCATTAGATCCAAAAGTGACTTCCATAAAAATCACTTTGTATCGATTGGCCAAAAATTCACAAATTATTAGTTCACTCATAAATGCAGCTAAAAACGGAAAAAAGGTAATTGTTCAAATTGAATTGCAGGCACGATTTGATGAAGCTTCGAATATTTCCTATTCTGAGCAAATGCAAACTGAAGGAATTCAACTTATATTTGGTATCAAAGGACTGAAAGTGCACAGTAAAGTATGTGTTATCGAAAGACTTGAGAAAAGTAAAATAAAACGATACGGTTTTATTTCAACAGGAAATTTTAATGAATCTACTGCCAAGATTTATACAGATGTTACCCTTTTTACTTGTCATCCGCAAATATTAAAAGACATATCAAAAATATTTGACTTTTTTGATATTAACTATAAAGCCCAACGTTACAAACATCTTATCGTTTCTCCGCAATATACGCGACACCGATTTGTAAAAATGATTGATAGGGAGATTTTTCATGCATTGGCGGGTAGAAAAACCTATATGAAGCTAAAAATGAATAGTCTGTCGGATTTATTGATGATTGACAAGTTGTATGAAGCTAGCAACGCGGGGGTAAAAATTCAACTCGAAGTAAGAGGTATATGTTCTTTAATTCCTGGTGTAAAAGGATTAAGTGAAAATATTGAAGCAATTAGTATAGTAGATAATTATCTGGAACATGCTAGGATTTATATTTTTGGAAATGCAGGATTGCCCGAAGTTTATATTTCTTCTGCCGATTTTATGACTAGAAATATTGATGCTAGAGTAGAAGTAACTTGTCCTATTTATGATCAAAGTATAAAAAACGAGTTAATTGACAATTTTGATTTAGGTTGGAAAGGAAATGTCAAAGCACGTTATCATTCTTATAAATTGGATAATAAATATAGAATTAGAAATGACTCTCCAATTTTTAGAGCACAAGTAGAAACCTATAAATACTATCAAAATAAAGTAGAAGTATTTGAGCAAGTTGAGTAA
- a CDS encoding DUF3570 domain-containing protein, producing MKIYKIVFLFIFVSSLSYSQEKDTTVVFKKRVLESAEVDFMASYYNQDGTHSAVSGGIGSEQLTDFASNIVVSMPLNDDDVLTVDLGLSAYTSASSSNINPFNSTSTGASGGGGGDDDRKVAAMGNGNPTPWQASSGASGNDELLAVIANYTHNSDDRNFIWNADVSFSNEFDYTSFGFGGGVSKLFNNKDTEVSVKANAYIDQWRPIYPTELEQYALYGSNFQNQGYLNGVTILDQNGQPSKGYLPSKFETITSVNRNSYSVSFAFSQVVSKKFQFSVFFDLLQQQGLLSTPYHRTYFADNQHYYIGQPQYINEYTSPSNTGVYELADDIERLPDNRFKIPIGARFNYYINERFIVRTYYRYYTDDWNLKANTFNIEIPIKISEKFTAYPMYRYYSQTQSKYFAPYQTHLSTEKYYTSDYDLSTFYANQYGFGVSYTDLFTTAQVFSFGLKNIDFRFNHYLRSDGLYANIATIGFKFVLQ from the coding sequence ATGAAAATTTACAAAATTGTATTTCTTTTTATATTCGTAAGTTCTCTTTCTTATAGTCAAGAGAAAGATACTACTGTTGTGTTTAAAAAGCGAGTTTTAGAAAGTGCTGAAGTTGATTTTATGGCCAGTTATTACAATCAAGACGGAACACATTCTGCTGTTTCTGGAGGAATTGGATCTGAACAATTGACTGATTTTGCTTCTAATATTGTTGTTTCAATGCCGTTGAATGATGATGATGTACTTACCGTAGACCTCGGTTTATCGGCCTATACGTCTGCATCATCCAGTAATATTAACCCTTTTAATTCTACTTCTACCGGTGCTTCTGGCGGAGGAGGTGGGGATGACGATAGAAAAGTTGCTGCTATGGGTAATGGAAACCCAACTCCATGGCAAGCTTCATCAGGAGCTTCTGGAAATGATGAGTTATTGGCAGTAATAGCAAATTACACACATAATAGTGATGATAGGAATTTTATTTGGAATGCTGATGTTTCTTTTTCAAATGAGTTTGATTATACTTCATTTGGTTTTGGTGGCGGAGTTTCAAAGCTTTTCAATAATAAAGATACAGAGGTTAGTGTAAAAGCCAATGCTTATATTGACCAATGGAGACCAATTTATCCAACAGAATTGGAACAGTACGCATTGTATGGTTCCAATTTTCAAAATCAAGGATATTTGAATGGTGTTACAATTTTAGATCAAAATGGTCAACCTTCTAAAGGGTATTTGCCTTCTAAATTTGAGACAATAACTTCGGTTAATAGAAACTCTTATTCCGTTTCTTTTGCTTTTTCTCAAGTGGTATCCAAAAAATTCCAGTTTTCAGTATTTTTCGATTTATTGCAGCAGCAAGGATTGCTATCTACGCCTTATCACAGAACTTATTTTGCTGATAACCAACACTATTATATTGGTCAGCCACAATATATAAATGAGTATACCAGCCCAAGTAATACGGGTGTTTATGAACTGGCAGATGATATTGAACGATTACCCGATAATCGTTTTAAAATACCTATTGGTGCCCGATTTAATTATTATATAAATGAACGATTTATAGTAAGAACGTATTATCGATATTATACAGATGATTGGAACTTAAAAGCAAATACTTTCAATATTGAAATTCCTATAAAAATTTCTGAAAAATTTACGGCTTATCCTATGTATCGTTATTATTCGCAAACGCAATCCAAGTATTTTGCTCCTTATCAAACGCATTTATCGACAGAGAAGTATTATACTTCCGATTATGATTTGTCTACTTTTTATGCTAATCAATATGGTTTTGGCGTATCTTACACCGATTTGTTTACAACCGCTCAAGTGTTTTCATTTGGATTGAAAAATATAGATTTCAGATTCAATCATTACCTTAGAAGTGATGGCTTATATGCAAATATTGCTACAATTGGTTTTAAATTTGTTTTACAGTAA
- a CDS encoding DUF4266 domain-containing protein produces MKKLLLLLVIIALQSCNSVKEYEKVNINDPEMKLASKTTERYETTFQVYREAAAGANGGKSGGGCGCN; encoded by the coding sequence ATGAAAAAACTACTATTGTTGCTGGTTATTATTGCCTTACAATCGTGTAATTCAGTAAAAGAGTATGAAAAAGTAAATATTAATGATCCAGAAATGAAACTGGCTTCAAAAACTACCGAACGTTACGAAACAACTTTTCAGGTATATAGAGAAGCTGCCGCCGGAGCCAATGGAGGAAAATCTGGAGGAGGCTGCGGTTGTAACTAG
- a CDS encoding ubiquinol-cytochrome c reductase iron-sulfur subunit — protein sequence MNRKEFFSKVGFGAAAVFIPACIAGVVTSCSSDGSSDSGGSTPVVTPPTGVDFNLDVSTGALATNGGYLVTKGIVVAKTLTGEFLAVSASCPHEGTNVKYSSSGNNFICPNHNSQFSDKGLVTQGPANSNLKVYSTSLSGTTLRVFS from the coding sequence ATGAATAGAAAAGAATTTTTCTCAAAAGTAGGTTTTGGTGCGGCGGCAGTATTTATTCCTGCCTGTATTGCTGGAGTAGTAACTAGCTGTAGCAGTGATGGATCTTCTGATTCTGGAGGTTCAACACCTGTTGTAACGCCACCGACAGGAGTTGATTTCAATTTGGATGTCAGTACAGGGGCATTAGCAACAAATGGAGGTTATTTAGTCACTAAAGGTATTGTAGTAGCCAAAACATTGACTGGAGAATTCTTGGCTGTTTCGGCATCTTGCCCACATGAAGGAACCAATGTAAAATACAGTTCATCAGGAAATAACTTTATATGTCCAAATCATAATTCGCAATTTTCAGATAAAGGTTTAGTAACTCAAGGGCCTGCAAATTCCAATTTAAAAGTGTATTCAACATCATTGTCGGGAACAACACTAAGAGTTTTTTCTTAG
- a CDS encoding response regulator transcription factor: MKILIVEDEIGIANFLKQGLEEEGYEVLVANDGKSGLEIALHQKVDIILLDWIMPKMQGIDVCKAIRIENSKTPILFLTAKDTIQETIEGLKAGANDYIKKPFSFDELLERIKIHFRNENLDDILTLGNIKIIQSKHQIFANNQEAFLTQREYELVLYLIKNKGKVCTRVQIINDVWDIHFEYDTGVIDVFMNAIRKKLNLNKEEDLIKTIRGVGYIANDLN, encoded by the coding sequence ATGAAAATTTTAATTGTTGAAGATGAGATAGGAATTGCCAATTTTCTTAAACAAGGTTTAGAAGAAGAAGGCTATGAAGTCTTGGTTGCCAATGATGGAAAATCGGGGCTAGAAATTGCCTTGCATCAAAAAGTAGATATTATTTTGCTCGATTGGATAATGCCAAAAATGCAGGGAATCGATGTTTGCAAAGCTATTCGTATTGAAAATTCAAAGACACCAATTTTGTTTTTAACAGCCAAAGATACCATTCAGGAAACCATTGAGGGGTTGAAAGCGGGTGCCAATGATTATATCAAAAAACCCTTTAGCTTTGATGAGTTGCTGGAACGTATCAAAATTCATTTTAGAAACGAAAATCTGGACGATATACTTACATTGGGAAATATAAAAATAATTCAGTCCAAGCATCAAATTTTTGCCAATAATCAAGAAGCTTTTTTGACTCAGAGAGAATATGAATTGGTTCTTTACCTGATAAAAAATAAAGGAAAAGTTTGTACCAGGGTGCAAATTATCAATGATGTTTGGGATATTCACTTTGAATATGATACTGGAGTAATTGATGTTTTTATGAATGCTATTCGAAAAAAACTCAATTTAAATAAAGAAGAAGATCTTATAAAAACCATCAGGGGTGTTGGGTATATTGCAAATGATTTAAATTAA
- a CDS encoding LTA synthase family protein yields the protein MNFLRKFSPFYNLALFYILVSFVLRIVLVFHPITQTSFVFIDSLKIFTIGLISDLFVFIIATSFLWLYLIFISNSKYYKPYGYIIFGFLVALLLYIASGKTILNEYGGALPKIGLIFVGIKTLLFGLLLFLPKYRSQIRFWLFTFVIFLYVVLILQNGISEYFFWNEFGVKYNFIAVNYLVYTNEVIGNIMESYPVIPLFSGLFLIAGTVTYFMVKRTRNYIDAIPTFIDKLKISGIYLTLFGLSLLAIPYLAKKENSQNVFANELQANGMYRFYLAFVNSELDYFKFYKTLPEKDVFAILGKQIPSIKGISTLRDIKSDTAETPKNVVLITIESYSADFMKTYGNEQNITPFLDSLAQKSLLFTNLYAVGNRTVRGLEAVTLCFPPTAGESVVKRKDNKDKFSTGALFEQRGYDVKFLYGGDAFFDNMEDFFAGNGYDIVDKKSFTPEEVTFANIWGVCDEDMANKAIKVMNDEAKTGKPFFNHWMTVSNHRPFTYPNDKIDIPGDAKSRDGGVKYTDFALRKFFEMASKQPWYKNTIFVILADHCASSAGKTELPVDKYRIPAIIYSPGFVQPQKYTNVMSQIDIMPTLFGLLHFNYQSKFFGQDVLKPDYHPRALIATYQDLGLIKDNILTVLSPKQTVKQFQLTLKPGQKVAPEFQIYYDQVPMTKERTDLVNEAISYYQTASDILKKKKYQKLK from the coding sequence ATGAATTTTTTAAGGAAGTTTTCCCCCTTTTATAATCTTGCTCTTTTCTACATCTTGGTGAGTTTTGTTTTGAGAATCGTTTTGGTATTTCACCCTATAACTCAAACTTCTTTTGTCTTTATAGATAGCTTAAAAATATTTACAATAGGTTTGATTTCAGATTTATTTGTATTTATAATCGCAACTAGTTTTTTATGGTTGTATCTTATTTTTATATCCAATTCAAAATACTACAAACCCTACGGGTATATCATTTTTGGCTTTTTGGTGGCATTATTGCTTTATATTGCCTCTGGCAAAACAATTCTGAATGAATACGGTGGTGCTTTACCAAAAATCGGTTTGATTTTTGTTGGTATCAAAACATTATTGTTTGGATTGCTACTTTTTTTGCCAAAATACAGAAGCCAGATCAGATTTTGGTTGTTCACTTTTGTTATATTTTTATACGTTGTCCTTATACTTCAAAACGGAATTAGCGAATATTTCTTTTGGAATGAATTTGGTGTTAAATACAATTTTATAGCCGTAAATTATTTGGTTTACACCAATGAAGTTATCGGAAATATAATGGAATCTTACCCTGTAATTCCTTTGTTTTCCGGTTTGTTTCTAATTGCTGGAACTGTGACTTATTTTATGGTTAAAAGAACCAGAAATTATATTGATGCCATTCCAACTTTTATAGATAAATTAAAAATATCCGGAATTTATCTGACATTATTTGGCCTTTCTTTATTGGCAATACCATATTTAGCCAAAAAAGAAAACTCCCAAAATGTTTTTGCCAACGAGCTGCAAGCCAACGGGATGTATCGTTTCTATTTAGCCTTTGTAAATAGCGAATTGGATTATTTCAAGTTTTATAAAACCCTTCCCGAAAAGGATGTTTTTGCTATATTAGGAAAACAGATTCCTTCTATTAAGGGTATTTCAACTTTAAGAGACATTAAAAGCGATACTGCCGAAACTCCTAAAAATGTAGTTTTAATTACTATAGAAAGTTACAGCGCCGATTTTATGAAAACGTATGGAAATGAACAAAACATCACTCCTTTCTTAGACAGTCTGGCCCAGAAAAGTTTATTGTTTACCAATTTATATGCCGTCGGAAATAGAACCGTTCGTGGTCTTGAAGCCGTAACTTTGTGCTTTCCACCTACTGCCGGAGAAAGTGTTGTAAAACGTAAAGACAATAAAGACAAATTTTCTACTGGAGCTCTTTTTGAACAAAGAGGATACGATGTAAAATTTTTGTATGGTGGAGACGCCTTTTTTGACAACATGGAAGACTTTTTTGCTGGAAATGGTTATGACATTGTCGATAAAAAATCATTTACACCCGAAGAAGTTACGTTTGCCAATATTTGGGGTGTTTGTGACGAAGATATGGCCAACAAAGCCATAAAGGTGATGAATGACGAAGCCAAAACTGGCAAACCCTTCTTCAATCATTGGATGACCGTGAGCAACCATCGTCCTTTTACTTATCCAAACGATAAAATTGACATTCCCGGTGATGCCAAATCTCGTGACGGTGGCGTAAAATATACTGATTTTGCTTTGCGAAAATTCTTTGAAATGGCAAGCAAACAACCTTGGTACAAAAACACCATATTTGTTATTCTTGCTGATCATTGCGCTTCAAGCGCCGGTAAAACTGAACTTCCTGTGGACAAATATAGAATTCCGGCTATAATTTATAGTCCGGGCTTTGTTCAACCTCAAAAATACACGAATGTAATGTCACAAATAGACATTATGCCAACGCTTTTTGGTTTGTTACATTTCAATTACCAAAGCAAATTTTTTGGTCAAGATGTATTGAAACCGGACTATCATCCAAGAGCATTAATAGCTACTTATCAGGATTTAGGATTGATAAAAGACAACATTTTGACAGTTCTCTCTCCAAAACAAACTGTAAAACAGTTTCAATTGACGTTAAAACCAGGTCAAAAAGTAGCACCGGAATTCCAAATCTATTACGATCAAGTTCCAATGACCAAAGAAAGAACGGATCTTGTAAACGAAGCCATATCATATTATCAAACCGCTTCGGATATATTGAAAAAAAAGAAATATCAAAAGTTGAAGTAA
- a CDS encoding FAD:protein FMN transferase: MKKIISICFIFVAFSSFAQIIHKRKLSMLGSPFEMTVVAKDTVEANIYINMAIGEVRRIENEISDWIPTTPISQVNQNAGLKPVKVPTEVFELVERSIKISEITEGAFDISYASMDKIWKFDGSMKEMPTPEAIKKSVEKIGYKNIILDPKEHTIFLKMQGMKLGLGGIGQGYIADKIHVLLLSKGCNSGLVNVSGDIFAWGTQPNGKPWTVGIVNPLNKKNIFATFPLENSAVETSGSYEKFVIFDGKRYSHIIDPRTGYPAMGIVSVSVFAQKTEIADALATGIFVLGVEVGLDLVNQLKGIQCIIVDEKGKVYSSKGIDIEKYN, encoded by the coding sequence ATGAAAAAAATAATATCCATCTGTTTTATATTCGTTGCATTCTCATCCTTTGCACAGATAATCCATAAGCGAAAATTATCGATGTTGGGAAGTCCTTTTGAAATGACTGTTGTAGCCAAAGATACAGTCGAGGCCAATATTTATATTAATATGGCTATTGGAGAAGTGAGAAGAATTGAAAATGAAATTTCAGATTGGATTCCAACAACACCTATATCTCAAGTTAATCAAAATGCAGGTTTAAAACCGGTAAAAGTGCCAACTGAAGTATTTGAATTGGTAGAACGATCTATTAAAATTTCTGAAATTACGGAAGGTGCTTTCGATATATCCTATGCTTCAATGGACAAGATCTGGAAGTTTGATGGTTCTATGAAAGAAATGCCAACTCCAGAAGCCATAAAAAAATCGGTAGAAAAAATTGGTTACAAAAATATTATTTTAGATCCAAAAGAACATACTATTTTCTTGAAAATGCAAGGAATGAAACTAGGTCTTGGCGGAATAGGTCAAGGTTATATTGCCGATAAAATTCATGTTTTATTGTTGTCAAAGGGTTGCAATTCTGGATTGGTAAACGTTTCTGGAGATATTTTTGCATGGGGAACGCAACCCAATGGAAAACCGTGGACAGTAGGAATAGTAAATCCTTTGAACAAAAAAAATATTTTCGCCACTTTCCCATTAGAGAATAGTGCTGTTGAAACATCGGGAAGTTATGAGAAATTTGTGATTTTTGATGGAAAAAGATATTCCCATATCATTGATCCCAGAACGGGCTATCCAGCAATGGGAATAGTAAGCGTATCTGTTTTTGCCCAAAAAACAGAAATTGCGGACGCCTTGGCTACAGGTATTTTTGTACTTGGTGTCGAGGTTGGATTGGATTTGGTGAATCAACTGAAGGGAATTCAGTGTATAATAGTTGATGAAAAAGGTAAAGTGTATTCTTCAAAAGGAATAGACATAGAAAAATACAATTAA
- a CDS encoding glycoside hydrolase family 5 protein, protein MNLNLKKGKVIIAFLLLIGLLFMTSCEKSDTNEGAVAATEVSTATKGLTSKTASTAGDIGNGVNLQPSYYNSGNCDLGWTLMKQNTKIKSVRIEVEPGQETNAKRWISEAKLNGFQVIVTYHKSSVLGSDSASELLAAGTWWKNNYNTLGGGFIVNLMNEWGSHNITPSAYASAYNAAIAQVRTVYSGSIIIDIPGWGQETATAACAVKGCTSGQTKITDTKIILSAHIYPGAYNQAKGRYMNTSDIDDLASSGRACILGEFGSIGGSGADWSGIVDYAKSKGWTVIGWAWAGDGVGMNMITPQLQSYVNGSPKTYTKTSYFNTVYNKL, encoded by the coding sequence ATGAATTTAAATTTAAAAAAGGGAAAAGTAATCATTGCGTTTTTATTGTTAATTGGATTATTATTTATGACAAGTTGTGAAAAATCGGATACTAATGAAGGAGCGGTAGCTGCAACAGAAGTTTCAACGGCTACTAAAGGTTTAACATCAAAAACAGCTTCTACTGCTGGAGATATTGGGAATGGTGTGAACTTACAGCCTTCTTATTATAATAGTGGAAATTGTGATTTGGGATGGACTTTGATGAAACAAAATACAAAGATTAAATCGGTGCGTATTGAAGTTGAACCAGGACAAGAAACAAATGCCAAACGTTGGATTTCCGAGGCAAAATTAAATGGTTTTCAAGTTATTGTAACGTATCATAAATCATCTGTTTTGGGTTCCGACAGCGCTTCAGAATTATTGGCCGCAGGAACTTGGTGGAAAAACAACTACAATACACTTGGCGGAGGTTTTATCGTTAATTTGATGAATGAATGGGGTAGCCATAATATAACGCCATCTGCTTATGCATCTGCTTATAATGCGGCAATTGCTCAAGTTCGTACAGTATATAGTGGCAGTATTATTATTGATATTCCAGGGTGGGGACAAGAAACAGCCACGGCAGCTTGTGCAGTAAAAGGATGTACTTCTGGACAAACCAAAATAACGGACACCAAAATTATTCTTTCAGCACATATTTATCCAGGAGCTTATAACCAAGCGAAAGGGCGATATATGAACACATCAGATATAGATGATTTAGCTTCATCGGGAAGAGCTTGTATTTTGGGCGAGTTCGGCAGTATTGGCGGTTCTGGTGCCGATTGGTCAGGAATTGTTGACTATGCAAAAAGCAAAGGCTGGACTGTAATTGGTTGGGCATGGGCAGGAGATGGAGTCGGAATGAATATGATTACACCTCAGTTACAATCCTATGTAAATGGAAGTCCTAAAACATACACAAAAACGAGTTACTTTAATACAGTGTATAATAAGCTGTAA
- a CDS encoding SixA phosphatase family protein — MKNLILIRHAKSSWEAPLHDKERPLTSQGMQNAHLVSSNINDFLPKTYVLWSSTAERAIETAMIFAQNINYPLDSIIYKEELYTFDERKLEKVIKSYSNGYDNIIIFGHNEAITNFVNKFGDVYIDNVPTAGFVHLELESDSWETIEKGKTKKVIFPRDLK; from the coding sequence ATGAAAAATTTAATATTAATTCGGCATGCAAAATCAAGTTGGGAAGCACCTTTGCATGACAAAGAACGACCTTTGACTTCGCAAGGAATGCAAAATGCACATTTAGTATCTTCAAATATAAATGACTTTTTACCAAAGACTTATGTATTATGGAGTAGTACCGCAGAAAGAGCTATAGAAACTGCAATGATTTTTGCCCAAAATATAAATTACCCATTAGATAGTATTATATATAAGGAAGAGCTTTATACATTTGATGAGAGAAAATTAGAAAAAGTTATTAAATCATATAGTAATGGTTATGATAATATAATTATTTTCGGACATAACGAGGCTATTACAAATTTTGTTAATAAATTTGGGGATGTTTATATCGATAATGTTCCAACAGCCGGATTTGTTCACTTAGAATTAGAATCGGATAGCTGGGAAACAATCGAAAAAGGCAAGACAAAAAAAGTAATATTCCCAAGAGATTTAAAATAA
- a CDS encoding Ppx/GppA phosphatase family protein produces MIKIKKYAAIDIGSNAMRLLITNIVEEDGKEPQFNKSSLVRVPIRLGQDAFTVGEISQENIDRMCDAMKAFNLLMKVHKVERYMAFATSAMREAYNAKEVVALIKKKADIKIEIIDGKKEAAIIASTDLHHLLKTDETYLFVDVGGGSTEFTLFSSGKMINSRSFKAGTVRLLNEMVCDVVWDEIEKWIKTNTADYEEVTLIGSGGNINKLFKMSGKLQEKPLSYIYINAQYAYLNSLTYEQRISQLGLNPDRADVIVPATRIYLNAMKWSGARQIFVPKIGLSDGIVKAMYYGKI; encoded by the coding sequence ATGATTAAAATAAAAAAATATGCCGCTATAGATATTGGATCAAATGCCATGCGTTTACTGATAACCAATATTGTAGAAGAAGACGGCAAAGAACCACAATTTAATAAGAGTTCCTTAGTAAGGGTACCTATACGATTAGGTCAAGATGCATTTACAGTTGGTGAAATTTCGCAGGAGAATATTGATCGGATGTGTGATGCAATGAAGGCTTTTAATCTATTGATGAAAGTACATAAAGTAGAACGTTATATGGCATTTGCAACTTCAGCAATGCGAGAAGCTTACAATGCAAAAGAAGTTGTTGCACTAATAAAAAAGAAAGCTGATATTAAGATTGAAATCATAGATGGCAAAAAAGAAGCTGCAATAATAGCATCAACAGATTTGCATCACTTACTAAAAACAGACGAAACTTATTTATTTGTAGATGTTGGAGGTGGAAGTACCGAATTTACATTGTTTTCTAGCGGAAAAATGATAAATTCAAGATCATTTAAAGCAGGAACGGTTCGATTACTTAATGAGATGGTTTGCGATGTTGTTTGGGATGAAATTGAGAAATGGATAAAAACAAACACCGCAGATTATGAAGAAGTAACATTGATAGGTTCTGGTGGGAATATCAATAAATTATTTAAAATGTCGGGTAAACTTCAGGAAAAACCTTTGTCTTATATTTATATTAATGCACAATATGCTTATTTGAATTCACTTACCTACGAACAAAGAATTTCGCAATTAGGATTAAATCCAGATCGTGCCGACGTAATTGTACCGGCTACTCGTATTTATCTCAATGCAATGAAATGGAGTGGAGCCAGACAAATTTTTGTTCCGAAAATTGGTCTTTCTGATGGTATTGTAAAAGCAATGTATTATGGTAAAATTTAG